From the genome of Nicotiana sylvestris chromosome 2, ASM39365v2, whole genome shotgun sequence, one region includes:
- the LOC138885641 gene encoding uncharacterized protein — protein MVDFDVILGMDYFSPYHAILDSHANAVTLAILGLPQLEWRDTLDYVPSMVVSFLKAQQMVGKGCDAYLAFVRDISIDTHIVDSILVVRDYPNIFLPDLLAMPPDRDIDFRIDLLSDTHPIFVLPYRMALVELKEQYQELLDKGLIHPSISPSCAPVLFIKKRNGSKCMCIDYRQLNKVAVKNREGQYDDSHFLVLKDTVQHDNAKEGTIGDDGVLQMQGRLCVPNVDGLHELIFQELTVCGLLRVLLMKGVMRFGKKVKLIPRYIEPFEILERIGEVAYKLALPPSLAVVHPIFCIFVLQKYHSDPSHMLGFSSVQLDKDLSYVEELVAILDMHFRMLRSKSIASVKVQWRGQPVEEVKMSDLGNNNLENHGENGVDVPGAGIPPRNPENVPEPIPVDVVSRDAQQEQQLAIAQLQSHQKTLRMVATGTAPPAE, from the exons atggtagatttcgatgttattttgggcatggactatTTTTCACCCTATCATGCCATTCTTGATTCTCATGCCAACGCGGTGACATTGGCTATTCTAGGTTTGCCGCAGTTAGAGTGGAGGGATACTttggattatgttcctagcatgGTGGtgtctttccttaaggctcaacaaatggttgggaaggggtgtgatgcatatctagcctttgtgagggatattaGTATTGATACTCATATCGTTGATTCAATTCTTGTAGTGAGAGACTATCCAAATATATTTCTACCAGATCTTCTAGccatgccgcccgatagggatatcgatTTTCGTATTGACTTATTGTCAGACACTCATCCCATTTTTGTtctaccatatcgtatggccctagtggagttaaaggaacagtatcaagagttgcttgataagggtttaaTTCATCCTAGTATATCACCTTCGTGTGCTCCGGTCTTGTTTATAAAGAAGAGGAATGGTTCTAAgtgcatgtgtattgattatcgacagttgaacaaggttgcagtgaagaacag AGAGGGTCAATATGACGACtcccattttcttgtcctcaaggacacagTTCAGCACGACAATGCTAAGGAGGGAACTATTGGGGATGACGGTGTGTTGCAAATGCAGGGCCgactatgtgtgcctaatgtagatggtttGCATGAATTGATTTTTCAGGAGCTCACAGTTtgtg GGCTACTCCGGGTTTTgctcatgaagggtgttatgaggttcgggaagaaggtcaAGTTGATCCCTAGGTATATcgaaccttttgagattcttgagaggattggagaggtggcatacaagcttgcACTGCCACCTAGTCTAGCTGTAGTTCATCCAATATTCTGTATTTTCGTGCTCCAaaagtatcacagtgatccgtctCATATGTTGGGTTTTAGCTcggtccaattggacaaggatttgtcttatgttgaggagtTAGTGGCCATTTTGGACATGCATTTTCGAATGTTAAGGTCAAAGAgcattgcttcagtgaaggttcagtggagaggtcaaccagtcgaggag gtcaaaatgtccgaCTTAGGAAACAACAATTTGGagaaccacggagaaaatggCGTAGATGTTCCAGGTGCTGGcataccaccacgaaaccctgagaacgTGCCAGAACCGATCCCTGTGGATGTGGTCTCACGCGACGCACAACAG gaacaacagctagctattgctcagctgcaaagtcaccagaagaCTCTTAGAATGGTAGCAACAGGAACAGCTCCCCCAGCCGaatag